Proteins from a genomic interval of Gadus morhua chromosome 19, gadMor3.0, whole genome shotgun sequence:
- the LOC115532047 gene encoding uncharacterized protein LOC115532047 isoform X4 — MANPVCTTLTSTVVRRLSGTTHPPSEKLRKLPEDKVELLQGPAVETQQQARSEENDAGGEGGTEGESRGRGGGSYAFPSLTDLQKQTEEELASLHTRLAEIRGRRQLLTSELLNLKEKSKREADQEVNRKRDLQQSSRVGEEVQASVSDLCGRLKELDYQEEAVSALTSFLKQDLERYRDLERPPDIRPCPPSMHGKSGMDHENNTDKKSDQSLPPGVTSPPPKPSHPALTVLHQSPLRDDELVWRSHLKKRPQTSNLTRCTSVKNLISRFSDRAPGSPQSAAPSSVPTLGAGPDPRMNAPLDSVFKHSSPPSSEEVGSCQGSAATGSLDSPVPSIIITSPLKDNESSEDAAHKMAAAHKMAAEQASKPADRSPAGPDSASRHDSGLGSLSSESEFDSSKPNSPASEEEPITPRSSVSGPSPNPKFQLNLVQNTGNGLRRSPDPQRRGAGENSPRLTPWEPSRLGTTNYRGSLESLASRDWDTMSDRQGGFESPPRVFQSPYSNSASMDFNPPNRVSDFKGRLSPATSEMNLYTFNSRSTSPVHGSSLGNVPHRARFSTYDTLRSGRRPEGPNNVGFTPQVVNHMPLRSATLGNPNRRDFIEELTKQLDTIQKRNTFLEAESVEMEKERNQIRFEMRNLLVNNEDLLRTNAQLTNDNKRIREHLMELERESQVMAEKYRQLEVEMKEARDVMVEANTQEYAFNFLQQSLKNKIQDAEENLDKQTQHAQTMAEKLWLAERKVEEMEVNRETRDKRTSEQSCTISRLEEELGSAILQSTQAGAELNLQQKLRQDAQLRLEELEETLLEKDQELLRVEAIVVRLQGEVSGKLIDKERDLEDEIQQRERLQLQCKQAERTVDDLHMELQTANQAREDVAKQLKTAQEKMIDLETDLEEVNDSEQRWAAKHKRALEQMEQLQQKVIQEQHLSEQLDSEKVSMERQLRGLRLEVEELHSSRVQEDVISKSEGRVKELENALRAEERNKLVLSNNVNKLERKICELSDQMEEEHRISTEQKDLMTQRIRALKRQLNEAEEETGRKDTQYRHAQRELAEEREAAGRLQRQLLDQNIQTKRKESMKMRQTLDSLRLDLSMDEDEPLEKEQLAMV; from the exons ATGGCTAACCCTGTCTGTACAACACTAACA TCTACAGTTGTGAGGAGACTCAGCGGTACAACTCATCCTCCGTCGGAGAAACTAAGGAAGCTCCCAGAGGACAAAGTTGAGCTACTTCAGGGTCCTGCCGTTGAAACGCAGCAG CAGGCTCGCTCCGAGGAGAACGacgcaggaggagaaggaggaacagAAGGAGAATCAAGAGGACGTGGAGGAGGGAGCTACGCTTTTCCGAGCCTCACAGATCTCCAGAAGCAAACAGAAGAGGAGCTAGCGAGCTTACACACAAG GTTGGCTGAGATCAGAGGCCGTCGCCAGCTGTTGACCAGTGAGCTGCTGAACCTAAAGgagaagagcaagagagaagcgGACCAGGAAGTGAACAGGAAGCGCGATCTTCAGCAATCCAGC AGGGTTGGCGAGGAAGTCCAGGCCTCCGTATCGGACCTGTGCGGTCGGTTAAAGGAGCTAGACTACCAGGAGGAAGCGGTCAGCGCCCTTACAAGCTTCCTCAAGCAAGACCTAGAGCGCTACCGGGACCTCGAGCGGCCTCCGGACATCAGGCCCTGTCCTCCCAGCATGCACGGGAAGAGTGGGATGGACCACGAAAACAACACG GACAAGAAGAGTGACCAATCACTACCCCCCGGTGTGACATCACCTCCCCCAAAGCCCTCCCACCCGGCCCTCACGGTCCTCCATCAGTCCCCTCTCAGAGACGACGAGTTGGTCTGGAGGAGCCATCTGAAGAAGAGGCCTCAGACCTCTAACCTCACCCGCTGCACCAGTGTGAAGAACCTCATCAGCAGGTTCTCAGACCGGGCGCCCGGGTCCCCACAGAGCGCCGCCCCATCTAGTGTACCGACTCTGGGAGCAGGGCCGGACCCCCGAATGAACGCCCCTCTAGACTCAGTGTTTAAACACTCTAGCCCGCCATCCTCCGAGGAAGTCGGGTCATGTCAGGGGTCGGCTGCGACCGGTTCTCTGGACAGCCCCGTCccctccatcatcatcacctcccCGCTGAAGGACAACGAGAGTTCAGAGGACGCCGCtcacaagatggccgccgctCACAAGATGGCCGCCGAGCAAGCAAGTAAACCTGCAGACAGGAGTCCTGCTGGTCCAGACTCCGCCTCCCGGCACGACTCGGGACTGGGCTCGCTGAGTTCG gAGTCTGAGTTCGACTCCTCCAAGCCTAACAGCCCAGCCTCAGAAGAGGAGCCCATCACCCCCAGGAGCTCCGTCTCGGGGCCCAGCCCCAACCCCAAGTTCCAGCTCAACCTGGTCCAGAACACGGGCAACGGGCTGAGGAGGAGCCCGGATCCCCAGCGGCGCGGCGCCGGGGAGAACAGCCCGCGGCTGACCCCCTGGGAGCCCTCCCGTCTGGGGACCACCAACTACAGAGGGTCCCTGGAGTCCCTGGCCTCCAGAGACTGGGACACCATGTCAGACCGG CAGGGGGGCTTTGAGAGTCCCCCGAGGGTATTCCAGAGTCCGTACTCCAACTCCGCCTCCATGGACTTCAACCCCCCCAACCGCGTGTCAGACTTTAAG GGGCGGCTGTCTCCGGCCACGTCGGAGATGAACCTGTACACCTTCAACAGCCGCAGCACCAGCCCCGTGCACGGCAGCAGTCTGGGCAACGTGCCCCACCGGGCCCGCTTCTCCACCTACGACACCCTGAGGAGTGGCCGCAGGCCAGAGGGCCCCAACAACGTGGGGTTCACACCACAG GTTGTTAATCACATGCCCCTGCGGTCAGCCACTCTGGGAAATCCAAACAGACGGGACTTTATAGAAGAACTGACCAAACAGCTGGACACCATCCAGAAG cggaACACGTTTCTTGAAGCAGAGAGTgtagagatggagaaggagagaaatcAGATAAG gtttGAGATGCGCAATCTCCTGGTGAACAATGAGGATCTGCTGAGGACCAACGCTCAGCTGACCAATGACAACAAGCGGATTAGAGAGCACTTAatggagctggagagagagagccaggtcATGGCTGAGAAATACAGACAGCTGGAG GTGGAAATGAAGGAGGCACGGGATGTGATGGTGGAAGCCAACACTCAGGAATACGCCTTCAACTTCCTGCAGCAGTCACTCAAGAACAAGATACAGGATgcagag GAGAACCTGGATAAGCAGACGCAGCATGCCCAGACCATGGCGGAGAAGCTGTGGCTGGCGGAAAGGAaagtggaggagatggaggtgaaCAGGGAGACCCGAGACAAGAGGACCTCCGAGCAGAGCTGCACCATCTCCAGGCtcgaggaggag CTTGGAAGCGCTATTCTGCAGTCGACCCAGGCGGGGGCAGAGTTGAACCTGCAGCAGAAGCTGCGTCAGGACGCGCAGCtgaggctggaggagctggaggagactcTGCTGGAGAAGGACCAGGAGCTCCTGAGAGTCGAGGCCATCGTGGTCAGGCTacagggagag GTGTCAGGTAAGCTGATTGATAAGGAGCGGGACCTGGAGGACGAAATCCAGCAGAGAGAACGTCTCCAACTGCAGTGTAAGCAGGCCGAGCGGACCGTAGACGACCTGCACATGGAGCTCCAGACCGCCAACCAGGCCAGAGAGGACGTCGCCAAGCAACTCAAGACTGCTCAG GAGAAGATGATCGACCTGGAGACAGACCTGGAGGAGGTCAACGACAGCGAGCAGAGATGGGCCGCCAAGCACAAGCGAGCCCTCGAACAG ATGGAACAGCTACAGCAGAAGGTGATCCAGGAGCAACATCTGAGCGAACAACTGGACAGTGAGAAGGTCTCCATGGAACGCCag ctGCGAGGGCTAcgtctggaggtggaggagctgcacAGCTCCAGGGTGCAGGAGGACGTCATCTCCAAGTCAGAGGGACGCGTCAAAGAGCTGGAGAACGCCCTGAGGGCCGAGGAGCG gaACAAATTGGTGCTGAGCAACAATGTCAACAAGCTGGAGAGGAAAATCTGTGAGCTCAGTGaccagatggaggaggagcaccGGATTTCTACTGAACAGAAAGACCTG ATGACCCAACGTATCCGAGCACTGAAGCGGCAGCTGaacgaggcggaggaggagacgggtcgGAAGGATACGCAGTACCGCCACGCCCAGCGGGAGctggctgaggagagagaggccgcAGGGAGGCTACAGAGACAGCTCCTCGACCAGAACATCCAGACGAA ACGTAAGGAATCTATGAAGATGAGGCAGACTCTGGACAGCCTGCGCTTGGACCTGAGCATGGACGAAGACGAGCCTTTGGAGAAAGAGCAGCTAGCCATGGTCTAG
- the LOC115532047 gene encoding uncharacterized protein LOC115532047 isoform X2 produces the protein MANPVCTTLTSTVVRRLSGTTHPPSEKLRKLPEDKVELLQGPAVETQQQARSEENDAGGEGGTEGESRGRGGGSYAFPSLTDLQKQTEEELASLHTRLAEIRGRRQLLTSELLNLKEKSKREADQEVNRKRDLQQSSQRVGEEVQASVSDLCGRLKELDYQEEAVSALTSFLKQDLERYRDLERPPDIRPCPPSMHGKSGMDHENNTDKKSDQSLPPGVTSPPPKPSHPALTVLHQSPLRDDELVWRSHLKKRPQTSNLTRCTSVKNLISRFSDRAPGSPQSAAPSSVPTLGAGPDPRMNAPLDSVFKHSSPPSSEEVGSCQGSAATGSLDSPVPSIIITSPLKDNESSEDAAHKMAAAHKMAAEQASKPADRSPAGPDSASRHDSGLGSLSSESEFDSSKPNSPASEEEPITPRSSVSGPSPNPKFQLNLVQNTGNGLRRSPDPQRRGAGENSPRLTPWEPSRLGTTNYRGSLESLASRDWDTMSDRGGFESPPRVFQSPYSNSASMDFNPPNRVSDFKGRLSPATSEMNLYTFNSRSTSPVHGSSLGNVPHRARFSTYDTLRSGRRPEGPNNVGFTPQVVNHMPLRSATLGNPNRRDFIEELTKQLDTIQKRNTFLEAESVEMEKERNQIRFEMRNLLVNNEDLLRTNAQLTNDNKRIREHLMELERESQVMAEKYRQLEVEMKEARDVMVEANTQEYAFNFLQQSLKNKIQDAEENLDKQTQHAQTMAEKLWLAERKVEEMEVNRETRDKRTSEQSCTISRLEEELGSAILQSTQAGAELNLQQKLRQDAQLRLEELEETLLEKDQELLRVEAIVVRLQGEVSGKLIDKERDLEDEIQQRERLQLQCKQAERTVDDLHMELQTANQAREDVAKQLKTAQEKMIDLETDLEEVNDSEQRWAAKHKRALEQMEQLQQKVIQEQHLSEQLDSEKVSMERQLRGLRLEVEELHSSRVQEDVISKSEGRVKELENALRAEERNKLVLSNNVNKLERKICELSDQMEEEHRISTEQKDLMTQRIRALKRQLNEAEEETGRKDTQYRHAQRELAEEREAAGRLQRQLLDQNIQTKRKESMKMRQTLDSLRLDLSMDEDEPLEKEQLAMV, from the exons ATGGCTAACCCTGTCTGTACAACACTAACA TCTACAGTTGTGAGGAGACTCAGCGGTACAACTCATCCTCCGTCGGAGAAACTAAGGAAGCTCCCAGAGGACAAAGTTGAGCTACTTCAGGGTCCTGCCGTTGAAACGCAGCAG CAGGCTCGCTCCGAGGAGAACGacgcaggaggagaaggaggaacagAAGGAGAATCAAGAGGACGTGGAGGAGGGAGCTACGCTTTTCCGAGCCTCACAGATCTCCAGAAGCAAACAGAAGAGGAGCTAGCGAGCTTACACACAAG GTTGGCTGAGATCAGAGGCCGTCGCCAGCTGTTGACCAGTGAGCTGCTGAACCTAAAGgagaagagcaagagagaagcgGACCAGGAAGTGAACAGGAAGCGCGATCTTCAGCAATCCAGC CAGAGGGTTGGCGAGGAAGTCCAGGCCTCCGTATCGGACCTGTGCGGTCGGTTAAAGGAGCTAGACTACCAGGAGGAAGCGGTCAGCGCCCTTACAAGCTTCCTCAAGCAAGACCTAGAGCGCTACCGGGACCTCGAGCGGCCTCCGGACATCAGGCCCTGTCCTCCCAGCATGCACGGGAAGAGTGGGATGGACCACGAAAACAACACG GACAAGAAGAGTGACCAATCACTACCCCCCGGTGTGACATCACCTCCCCCAAAGCCCTCCCACCCGGCCCTCACGGTCCTCCATCAGTCCCCTCTCAGAGACGACGAGTTGGTCTGGAGGAGCCATCTGAAGAAGAGGCCTCAGACCTCTAACCTCACCCGCTGCACCAGTGTGAAGAACCTCATCAGCAGGTTCTCAGACCGGGCGCCCGGGTCCCCACAGAGCGCCGCCCCATCTAGTGTACCGACTCTGGGAGCAGGGCCGGACCCCCGAATGAACGCCCCTCTAGACTCAGTGTTTAAACACTCTAGCCCGCCATCCTCCGAGGAAGTCGGGTCATGTCAGGGGTCGGCTGCGACCGGTTCTCTGGACAGCCCCGTCccctccatcatcatcacctcccCGCTGAAGGACAACGAGAGTTCAGAGGACGCCGCtcacaagatggccgccgctCACAAGATGGCCGCCGAGCAAGCAAGTAAACCTGCAGACAGGAGTCCTGCTGGTCCAGACTCCGCCTCCCGGCACGACTCGGGACTGGGCTCGCTGAGTTCG gAGTCTGAGTTCGACTCCTCCAAGCCTAACAGCCCAGCCTCAGAAGAGGAGCCCATCACCCCCAGGAGCTCCGTCTCGGGGCCCAGCCCCAACCCCAAGTTCCAGCTCAACCTGGTCCAGAACACGGGCAACGGGCTGAGGAGGAGCCCGGATCCCCAGCGGCGCGGCGCCGGGGAGAACAGCCCGCGGCTGACCCCCTGGGAGCCCTCCCGTCTGGGGACCACCAACTACAGAGGGTCCCTGGAGTCCCTGGCCTCCAGAGACTGGGACACCATGTCAGACCGG GGGGGCTTTGAGAGTCCCCCGAGGGTATTCCAGAGTCCGTACTCCAACTCCGCCTCCATGGACTTCAACCCCCCCAACCGCGTGTCAGACTTTAAG GGGCGGCTGTCTCCGGCCACGTCGGAGATGAACCTGTACACCTTCAACAGCCGCAGCACCAGCCCCGTGCACGGCAGCAGTCTGGGCAACGTGCCCCACCGGGCCCGCTTCTCCACCTACGACACCCTGAGGAGTGGCCGCAGGCCAGAGGGCCCCAACAACGTGGGGTTCACACCACAG GTTGTTAATCACATGCCCCTGCGGTCAGCCACTCTGGGAAATCCAAACAGACGGGACTTTATAGAAGAACTGACCAAACAGCTGGACACCATCCAGAAG cggaACACGTTTCTTGAAGCAGAGAGTgtagagatggagaaggagagaaatcAGATAAG gtttGAGATGCGCAATCTCCTGGTGAACAATGAGGATCTGCTGAGGACCAACGCTCAGCTGACCAATGACAACAAGCGGATTAGAGAGCACTTAatggagctggagagagagagccaggtcATGGCTGAGAAATACAGACAGCTGGAG GTGGAAATGAAGGAGGCACGGGATGTGATGGTGGAAGCCAACACTCAGGAATACGCCTTCAACTTCCTGCAGCAGTCACTCAAGAACAAGATACAGGATgcagag GAGAACCTGGATAAGCAGACGCAGCATGCCCAGACCATGGCGGAGAAGCTGTGGCTGGCGGAAAGGAaagtggaggagatggaggtgaaCAGGGAGACCCGAGACAAGAGGACCTCCGAGCAGAGCTGCACCATCTCCAGGCtcgaggaggag CTTGGAAGCGCTATTCTGCAGTCGACCCAGGCGGGGGCAGAGTTGAACCTGCAGCAGAAGCTGCGTCAGGACGCGCAGCtgaggctggaggagctggaggagactcTGCTGGAGAAGGACCAGGAGCTCCTGAGAGTCGAGGCCATCGTGGTCAGGCTacagggagag GTGTCAGGTAAGCTGATTGATAAGGAGCGGGACCTGGAGGACGAAATCCAGCAGAGAGAACGTCTCCAACTGCAGTGTAAGCAGGCCGAGCGGACCGTAGACGACCTGCACATGGAGCTCCAGACCGCCAACCAGGCCAGAGAGGACGTCGCCAAGCAACTCAAGACTGCTCAG GAGAAGATGATCGACCTGGAGACAGACCTGGAGGAGGTCAACGACAGCGAGCAGAGATGGGCCGCCAAGCACAAGCGAGCCCTCGAACAG ATGGAACAGCTACAGCAGAAGGTGATCCAGGAGCAACATCTGAGCGAACAACTGGACAGTGAGAAGGTCTCCATGGAACGCCag ctGCGAGGGCTAcgtctggaggtggaggagctgcacAGCTCCAGGGTGCAGGAGGACGTCATCTCCAAGTCAGAGGGACGCGTCAAAGAGCTGGAGAACGCCCTGAGGGCCGAGGAGCG gaACAAATTGGTGCTGAGCAACAATGTCAACAAGCTGGAGAGGAAAATCTGTGAGCTCAGTGaccagatggaggaggagcaccGGATTTCTACTGAACAGAAAGACCTG ATGACCCAACGTATCCGAGCACTGAAGCGGCAGCTGaacgaggcggaggaggagacgggtcgGAAGGATACGCAGTACCGCCACGCCCAGCGGGAGctggctgaggagagagaggccgcAGGGAGGCTACAGAGACAGCTCCTCGACCAGAACATCCAGACGAA ACGTAAGGAATCTATGAAGATGAGGCAGACTCTGGACAGCCTGCGCTTGGACCTGAGCATGGACGAAGACGAGCCTTTGGAGAAAGAGCAGCTAGCCATGGTCTAG
- the LOC115532047 gene encoding uncharacterized protein LOC115532047 isoform X3, with protein MANPVCTTLTSTVVRRLSGTTHPPSEKLRKLPEDKVELLQGPAVETQQARSEENDAGGEGGTEGESRGRGGGSYAFPSLTDLQKQTEEELASLHTRLAEIRGRRQLLTSELLNLKEKSKREADQEVNRKRDLQQSSQRVGEEVQASVSDLCGRLKELDYQEEAVSALTSFLKQDLERYRDLERPPDIRPCPPSMHGKSGMDHENNTDKKSDQSLPPGVTSPPPKPSHPALTVLHQSPLRDDELVWRSHLKKRPQTSNLTRCTSVKNLISRFSDRAPGSPQSAAPSSVPTLGAGPDPRMNAPLDSVFKHSSPPSSEEVGSCQGSAATGSLDSPVPSIIITSPLKDNESSEDAAHKMAAAHKMAAEQASKPADRSPAGPDSASRHDSGLGSLSSESEFDSSKPNSPASEEEPITPRSSVSGPSPNPKFQLNLVQNTGNGLRRSPDPQRRGAGENSPRLTPWEPSRLGTTNYRGSLESLASRDWDTMSDRQGGFESPPRVFQSPYSNSASMDFNPPNRVSDFKGRLSPATSEMNLYTFNSRSTSPVHGSSLGNVPHRARFSTYDTLRSGRRPEGPNNVGFTPQVVNHMPLRSATLGNPNRRDFIEELTKQLDTIQKRNTFLEAESVEMEKERNQIRFEMRNLLVNNEDLLRTNAQLTNDNKRIREHLMELERESQVMAEKYRQLEVEMKEARDVMVEANTQEYAFNFLQQSLKNKIQDAEENLDKQTQHAQTMAEKLWLAERKVEEMEVNRETRDKRTSEQSCTISRLEEELGSAILQSTQAGAELNLQQKLRQDAQLRLEELEETLLEKDQELLRVEAIVVRLQGEVSGKLIDKERDLEDEIQQRERLQLQCKQAERTVDDLHMELQTANQAREDVAKQLKTAQEKMIDLETDLEEVNDSEQRWAAKHKRALEQMEQLQQKVIQEQHLSEQLDSEKVSMERQLRGLRLEVEELHSSRVQEDVISKSEGRVKELENALRAEERNKLVLSNNVNKLERKICELSDQMEEEHRISTEQKDLMTQRIRALKRQLNEAEEETGRKDTQYRHAQRELAEEREAAGRLQRQLLDQNIQTKRKESMKMRQTLDSLRLDLSMDEDEPLEKEQLAMV; from the exons ATGGCTAACCCTGTCTGTACAACACTAACA TCTACAGTTGTGAGGAGACTCAGCGGTACAACTCATCCTCCGTCGGAGAAACTAAGGAAGCTCCCAGAGGACAAAGTTGAGCTACTTCAGGGTCCTGCCGTTGAAACGCAGCAG GCTCGCTCCGAGGAGAACGacgcaggaggagaaggaggaacagAAGGAGAATCAAGAGGACGTGGAGGAGGGAGCTACGCTTTTCCGAGCCTCACAGATCTCCAGAAGCAAACAGAAGAGGAGCTAGCGAGCTTACACACAAG GTTGGCTGAGATCAGAGGCCGTCGCCAGCTGTTGACCAGTGAGCTGCTGAACCTAAAGgagaagagcaagagagaagcgGACCAGGAAGTGAACAGGAAGCGCGATCTTCAGCAATCCAGC CAGAGGGTTGGCGAGGAAGTCCAGGCCTCCGTATCGGACCTGTGCGGTCGGTTAAAGGAGCTAGACTACCAGGAGGAAGCGGTCAGCGCCCTTACAAGCTTCCTCAAGCAAGACCTAGAGCGCTACCGGGACCTCGAGCGGCCTCCGGACATCAGGCCCTGTCCTCCCAGCATGCACGGGAAGAGTGGGATGGACCACGAAAACAACACG GACAAGAAGAGTGACCAATCACTACCCCCCGGTGTGACATCACCTCCCCCAAAGCCCTCCCACCCGGCCCTCACGGTCCTCCATCAGTCCCCTCTCAGAGACGACGAGTTGGTCTGGAGGAGCCATCTGAAGAAGAGGCCTCAGACCTCTAACCTCACCCGCTGCACCAGTGTGAAGAACCTCATCAGCAGGTTCTCAGACCGGGCGCCCGGGTCCCCACAGAGCGCCGCCCCATCTAGTGTACCGACTCTGGGAGCAGGGCCGGACCCCCGAATGAACGCCCCTCTAGACTCAGTGTTTAAACACTCTAGCCCGCCATCCTCCGAGGAAGTCGGGTCATGTCAGGGGTCGGCTGCGACCGGTTCTCTGGACAGCCCCGTCccctccatcatcatcacctcccCGCTGAAGGACAACGAGAGTTCAGAGGACGCCGCtcacaagatggccgccgctCACAAGATGGCCGCCGAGCAAGCAAGTAAACCTGCAGACAGGAGTCCTGCTGGTCCAGACTCCGCCTCCCGGCACGACTCGGGACTGGGCTCGCTGAGTTCG gAGTCTGAGTTCGACTCCTCCAAGCCTAACAGCCCAGCCTCAGAAGAGGAGCCCATCACCCCCAGGAGCTCCGTCTCGGGGCCCAGCCCCAACCCCAAGTTCCAGCTCAACCTGGTCCAGAACACGGGCAACGGGCTGAGGAGGAGCCCGGATCCCCAGCGGCGCGGCGCCGGGGAGAACAGCCCGCGGCTGACCCCCTGGGAGCCCTCCCGTCTGGGGACCACCAACTACAGAGGGTCCCTGGAGTCCCTGGCCTCCAGAGACTGGGACACCATGTCAGACCGG CAGGGGGGCTTTGAGAGTCCCCCGAGGGTATTCCAGAGTCCGTACTCCAACTCCGCCTCCATGGACTTCAACCCCCCCAACCGCGTGTCAGACTTTAAG GGGCGGCTGTCTCCGGCCACGTCGGAGATGAACCTGTACACCTTCAACAGCCGCAGCACCAGCCCCGTGCACGGCAGCAGTCTGGGCAACGTGCCCCACCGGGCCCGCTTCTCCACCTACGACACCCTGAGGAGTGGCCGCAGGCCAGAGGGCCCCAACAACGTGGGGTTCACACCACAG GTTGTTAATCACATGCCCCTGCGGTCAGCCACTCTGGGAAATCCAAACAGACGGGACTTTATAGAAGAACTGACCAAACAGCTGGACACCATCCAGAAG cggaACACGTTTCTTGAAGCAGAGAGTgtagagatggagaaggagagaaatcAGATAAG gtttGAGATGCGCAATCTCCTGGTGAACAATGAGGATCTGCTGAGGACCAACGCTCAGCTGACCAATGACAACAAGCGGATTAGAGAGCACTTAatggagctggagagagagagccaggtcATGGCTGAGAAATACAGACAGCTGGAG GTGGAAATGAAGGAGGCACGGGATGTGATGGTGGAAGCCAACACTCAGGAATACGCCTTCAACTTCCTGCAGCAGTCACTCAAGAACAAGATACAGGATgcagag GAGAACCTGGATAAGCAGACGCAGCATGCCCAGACCATGGCGGAGAAGCTGTGGCTGGCGGAAAGGAaagtggaggagatggaggtgaaCAGGGAGACCCGAGACAAGAGGACCTCCGAGCAGAGCTGCACCATCTCCAGGCtcgaggaggag CTTGGAAGCGCTATTCTGCAGTCGACCCAGGCGGGGGCAGAGTTGAACCTGCAGCAGAAGCTGCGTCAGGACGCGCAGCtgaggctggaggagctggaggagactcTGCTGGAGAAGGACCAGGAGCTCCTGAGAGTCGAGGCCATCGTGGTCAGGCTacagggagag GTGTCAGGTAAGCTGATTGATAAGGAGCGGGACCTGGAGGACGAAATCCAGCAGAGAGAACGTCTCCAACTGCAGTGTAAGCAGGCCGAGCGGACCGTAGACGACCTGCACATGGAGCTCCAGACCGCCAACCAGGCCAGAGAGGACGTCGCCAAGCAACTCAAGACTGCTCAG GAGAAGATGATCGACCTGGAGACAGACCTGGAGGAGGTCAACGACAGCGAGCAGAGATGGGCCGCCAAGCACAAGCGAGCCCTCGAACAG ATGGAACAGCTACAGCAGAAGGTGATCCAGGAGCAACATCTGAGCGAACAACTGGACAGTGAGAAGGTCTCCATGGAACGCCag ctGCGAGGGCTAcgtctggaggtggaggagctgcacAGCTCCAGGGTGCAGGAGGACGTCATCTCCAAGTCAGAGGGACGCGTCAAAGAGCTGGAGAACGCCCTGAGGGCCGAGGAGCG gaACAAATTGGTGCTGAGCAACAATGTCAACAAGCTGGAGAGGAAAATCTGTGAGCTCAGTGaccagatggaggaggagcaccGGATTTCTACTGAACAGAAAGACCTG ATGACCCAACGTATCCGAGCACTGAAGCGGCAGCTGaacgaggcggaggaggagacgggtcgGAAGGATACGCAGTACCGCCACGCCCAGCGGGAGctggctgaggagagagaggccgcAGGGAGGCTACAGAGACAGCTCCTCGACCAGAACATCCAGACGAA ACGTAAGGAATCTATGAAGATGAGGCAGACTCTGGACAGCCTGCGCTTGGACCTGAGCATGGACGAAGACGAGCCTTTGGAGAAAGAGCAGCTAGCCATGGTCTAG